In the genome of Gemmatimonadota bacterium, one region contains:
- a CDS encoding YebC/PmpR family DNA-binding transcriptional regulator yields the protein MAGHSKWANIKHRKSRQDAARGKAFTKLIREITVAAREGGGDEANNPRLRAAVLSAKAENMPMVNIDRAIKKGTGELEGESYEGAIYEGYGPGGVAMFVETLTDNRNRTVSEVRHLFGKYNGSMAESGAVAWVFEQKGLVSVSKEGVEEEELMLIVLDAGAEDIVEEENIYEVYASLPDFESVRKAIEDAGIEIERAELTRVPQSTVPVEGKTAQQLLTLMEMLEDNDDVQRVYTNFEIDDRELSALTA from the coding sequence ATGGCTGGACATTCTAAATGGGCAAATATCAAGCATCGCAAGAGCCGTCAGGACGCGGCTCGAGGCAAGGCGTTTACCAAATTGATCCGAGAGATTACGGTGGCTGCCCGCGAGGGTGGCGGCGATGAAGCGAATAACCCGCGTCTGCGTGCGGCTGTTCTGAGTGCGAAGGCTGAAAATATGCCTATGGTCAATATTGACCGCGCGATTAAAAAGGGTACGGGAGAGCTTGAAGGCGAGTCTTATGAAGGTGCGATTTACGAGGGGTACGGACCGGGTGGTGTGGCCATGTTTGTTGAAACTCTGACAGATAATCGAAATCGCACGGTATCTGAAGTGCGGCATTTGTTTGGCAAATACAATGGCAGTATGGCCGAAAGTGGTGCCGTGGCGTGGGTGTTTGAGCAAAAGGGCCTGGTTTCTGTGTCCAAAGAGGGCGTGGAAGAAGAAGAACTGATGCTGATCGTTTTAGATGCTGGCGCCGAGGATATTGTAGAAGAAGAGAATATCTACGAAGTTTATGCATCTTTGCCCGATTTTGAAAGCGTTCGCAAAGCGATTGAAGATGCGGGTATTGAAATTGAGCGCGCTGAGTTGACGCGCGTTCCGCAAAGTACTGTGCCCGTTGAAGGCAAAACCGCGCAGCAATTGTTGACTTTGATGGAAATGCTCGAAGACAATGACGATGTGCAGCGGGTATATACCAATTTTGAGATTGACGATAGAGAACTATCAGCCCTGACAGCTTGA